Proteins from a single region of Ailuropoda melanoleuca isolate Jingjing chromosome 15, ASM200744v2, whole genome shotgun sequence:
- the DDIT3 gene encoding DNA damage-inducible transcript 3 protein, with the protein MAAESLPFSFGTLSSWELEAWYEDLQEVLSSDENGGTYVSPPGNKEEESKTFTTLDPASLAWLTEEPGPAEVTNTSQSPRSPDSSQSSPAQEEEEEDQRRPRKRKQSGQSPAGAGKQRMKEKEQENERKVAQLAEENERLKQEIERLTREVEATRRALIDRMVNLHQA; encoded by the exons ATGGCAGCTGAATCATTGCCTTTTTCCTTCGGGACACTGTCCAGCTGGGAGCTGGAAGCCTGGTATGAGGACCTGCAAGAGGTGCTGTCCTCAGATGAAAATGGGGGTACCTATGTTTCACCCCCTGGAAACAAGGAG GAAGAATCAAAAACCTTCACCACTCTTgaccctgcctccctggcctggctGACTGAGGAGCCAGGACCAGCAGAGGTCACGAACACCTCCCAGAGCCCTCGCTCTCCAGATTCCAGTCAGAGCTCCCCAGctcaggaggaagaagaggaagaccaAAGACGACCCAGGAAACGGAAACAGAGTGGCCAGTCCCCAGCTGGGGCTGGAAAGCAACgcatgaaggagaaagaacaagagaatgaaaggaaggtGGCACAACTAGCTGAAGAGAATGAACGGCTCAAGCAGGAGATCGAGCGCCTGACCAGGGAAGTAGAGGCGACTCGCCGAGCTCTCATTGACCGAATGGTTAATCTGCACCAAGCATGA